One window from the genome of Nicotiana tomentosiformis chromosome 5, ASM39032v3, whole genome shotgun sequence encodes:
- the LOC108948885 gene encoding uncharacterized protein, translated as MVCGIPHIEKLFIGGDFNGHIGATSGGYGDVHGGFGFGDKNGGGTSLLDFARASDLVIANSSFPKKREHLVTFRSLVGETQIDYLLCRKFDRGLYTDCKVIPSNSLSTLHRILVMDLEITRKRSKRAIYRQHRIKWRALTEAKVQELGVKLVTMGAWRTSGDIRAMWITTAQCIRKAAREVLGVSKGYSGGHKGDWWWNKEVQEKVKIKKAVYLKLVESVDDEEKRANMEYYKLAKKEAKLAVMAAKTTIFSHLYEELEGRGGDKRLFRLAKARERKARDLNQVKCIKDEEDRVLLDERLIRWRW; from the coding sequence atggtgTGTGGTATCCCGCATATCGAGAAGCTTTTCATAGGAGGAGATTTCAACGGCCACATTGGAGCGACGTCTGGGGGATATGGTGATGTGCATGGTGGCTTTGGTTTTGGAGATAAAAACGGAGGAGGAACGTCTCTGCTGGACTTTGCTAGAGCATCTGATTTGGTAATAGCAAACTCGAGTTTCCCGAAGAAGAGggagcacttggtcaccttcCGGAGTTTGGTGGGcgagactcagattgattatttaCTCTGCAGGAAGTTCGATAGAGGTCTTTACAcggattgcaaggtcatcccgagtaatagcctctcgacccttcataggatcctggtcatggaccttgagatcacAAGGAAGAGGAGTAAGAGGGCGATTTATAGACAACATAGGATCAAGTGGAGAGCCTTGACGGAAGCTAAAGTGCAAGAGTTGGGGGTCAAGCTGGTGACTATGGGGGCTTGGAGGACTAGTGGGGACATACGCGCTATGTGGATTACGACTGCTCAGTGCATTAGGAAAGCCgcgagagaggtattaggggtctcaaaaggttactctggtggtcacaagggagactggtggtggaataaaGAGGTGCAAGAAAAAGTGAAAATCAAGAAAGCAGTGTATCTGAAGCTAGTGGAAAGTGTAGACGATGAGGAGAAGAGGGCGAATATGGAGtattataagttggctaagaaagaggcaaagctagCAGTTATGGCGGCCAAGACTACAATTTTTAGTCATTTGTATGAGGAACTTGAGGGTCGAGGTGGGGATAAGAGGctgttcaggttagccaaggcgcGAGAAAGGAAAGCGCGAGATTTGAACCAAGTAAAATGCATCAAGGATGAAGAAgatagagttttgttggatgagagGCTTATCCGTTGGAGATGGTAG
- the LOC104118336 gene encoding protein SEEDLING PLASTID DEVELOPMENT 1 isoform X1, whose protein sequence is MSALNTHFILIDLQSSWYSTKQIPNSTLSYLNHCQFASSTFTAAFRRTCRGSSKISSSRLPVPSIQSPEIRRPKGCSISGNGLSLVSSNSTSTSSPMISDLDLFLEIVPLRMRNELFRHQEIGELIEVVMDLGRKPLARFPSGDWVISEQPVKLEDLCHAISKVGDFSDDNRSGIDSSLHRISAIRNRKMQIIGLTCRVGRAVSGSAEIIRDLVEGCSSILVIGPPGVGKTTLIREIARMLADDQKKRVVIVDTSNEIGGDGDVPHSGIGCARRMQVPNVNLQHNVMIEAVENHMPQTIIIDEIGTELEALAASTIAQRGVQLVGTAHGSTIESIIKNPSLQMLVGGIESVTLGDEEARKRKVQKTILERKGPPTFTCAVEMISRTECRVHHRLDLTVDAILAGKSPLFEIRRLEIEAENSIESSLFAQEDQVNDSELTDKVEKKDKIESLSKKKDKIESLSKKKDKIESEREYVKKKDKVESDGEYVNYHLQSNNENNKVKFESDEEDEDHPNSKKLGTNGSISKRKSLVYVYTYKIQDADLLQVATVMGLEEEIEVTDDIGIADAILASSAEMKQNPWIRSVAKFHQVPVFVVKSSTMAQMVKAIRMILGMDSIHSKQPLTNAFDIEIEDDAPKRRPTLEEIDALEEVRLAIEYIVIPGGEAVELLPRRSEIVTQQLKLVESYQLAAENSGTESNPRIQILPQKLQRKTSVKHSGSSSSQNSTGSNSWIDRNGGTSVARLPFLPE, encoded by the exons ATGAGTGCTTTGAATACCCACTTTATCTTGATTGATCTTCAAAGTTCATGGTACTCAACTAAGCAGATACCCAATTCCACCCTTTCTTATTTAAACCATTGTCAATTTGCTTCTTCGACGTTCACAGCGGCATTTCGCCGAACATGTCGTGGGAGCAGTAAAATCTCGTCTTCTAGGTTGCCGGTGCCGTCAATTCAGTCGCCGGAAATCAGGAGGCCAAAGGGATGTTCGATTTCCGGAAATGGGTTGTCATTGGTTTCTTCAAATTCGACTTCCACTTCGAGTCCCATGATCTCGGACTTGGACTTGTTTTTGGAGATAGTGCCATTGAGAATGAGAAATGAGCTCTTTAGACATCAGGAGATTGGGGAGTTGATTGAGGTGGTTATGGATTTGGGTAGAAAGCCCCTTGCCCGATTTCCTTCAGGTGATTGGGTCATTTCGGAGCAGCCCGTAAAGCTTGAGGATCTATGCCACGCCATTTCAAAG GTGGGGGATTTCTCAGATGACAACCGTTCTGGTATTGACAGTTCCCTCCATCGTATTAGTGCAATTAGaaaccgtaaaatgcaaatcatTGGTCTTACCTGCCGGGTAGGTCGAGCTGTATCTGGAAGCGCTGAGATCATACGTGACTTAGTTGAAGGATGTAGCTCCATATTGGTGATCGGGCCTCCAGGGGTCGGTAAAACTACTTTAATCAG AGAAATAGCCAGAATGCTGGCAGATGACCAGAAGAAAcgagttgttattgttgatacaTCTAATGAGATCGGAGGTGATGGAGATGTTCCTCATTCAGGTATTGGTTGTGCAAGAaggatgcaagtcccaaatgttAACCTGCAGCATAAT GTAATGATTGAAGCAGTTGAAAACCATATGCCCCAAACCATTATAATAGATGAAATAGGGACAGAACTTGAAGCATTGGCTGCTAGTACAATTGCTCAGAGAGGAGTACAGCTTGTTGGAACTGCCCATGGAAGTACTATTGAGAGTATAATAAAAAATCCATCCTTACAAATGCTTGTTGGTGGCATAGAG AGTGTTACTCTCGGTGATGAGGAAGCAAGGAAAAGGAAAGTACAGAAAACAATTCTGGAGAGGAAAGGTCCTCCAACTTTTACCTGTGCAGTTGAGATGATATCAAGAACTGAATGTCGTGTTCACCATAGACTAGATTTAACAGTAGATGCAATATTAGCAG GAAAATCTCCTTTGTTTGAGATACGCAGATTGGAGATTGAAGCTGAAAACTCCATCGAGTCTTCTCTGTTCGCTCAAGAGGACCAAGTTAATGACTCTGAGCTAACTGATAAAGTGGAAAAGAAAGATAAAATAGAGTCCTTATcaaaaaagaaagataaaataGAGTCCTTATcaaaaaagaaagataaaataGAGTCTGAAAGAGAGTAtgtaaaaaagaaagataaagTAGAGTCTGATGGGGAGTATGTAAATTATCATCTGCAATCCAATAATGAAAACAATAAGGTAAAATTTGAGTCAGATGAGGAAGATGAGGATCATCCCAATTCCAAGAAATTGGGCACCAATGGATCTATCAGCAAAAGGAAATCTCTTGTGTATGTTTATACTTATAAG ATTCAAGATGCTGATCTATTGCAAGTTGCAACCGTTATGGGGCTTGAGGAAGAAATTGAAGTAACAGATGATATTGGCATTGCGGATGCTATTCTAGCCTCTAGTGCTGAAATGAAGCAGAATCCTTGGATTCGTAGTGTTGCCAAATTTCATCAAGTTCCTGTCTTTGTTGTAAAG TCAAGTACCATGGCACAAATGGTGAAAGCTATCCGTATGATTCTTGGAATGGATTCCATTCACTCAAAACAGCCATTAACAAATGCATTCGATATTGAAATTGAAGACGATGCACCAAAAAGGAGACCAACATTGGAGGAGATAGATGCCTTAGAG GAGGTTCGCCTTGCAATTGAGTACATCGTTATACCTGGTGGTGAGGCTGTTGAACTTCTACCTAGGCGCTCTGAAATAGTTACCCAACAACTCAAGCTGGTTGAAAGTTATCAGCTGGCTGCAGAAAATTCAGGTACCGAATCAAACCCAAGGATTCAAATCCTTCCTCAGAAACTACAGAGGAAGACTTCAGTAAAGCACTCCGGGTCCAGTTCAAGTCAAAACAGCACAGGTTCAAACTCTTGGATTGATAGGAACGGAGGCACTAGTGTTGCTCGCCTGCCATTCTTGCCTGAATAA
- the LOC104118336 gene encoding protein SEEDLING PLASTID DEVELOPMENT 1 isoform X2, which yields MSALNTHFILIDLQSSWYSTKQIPNSTLSYLNHCQFASSTFTAAFRRTCRGSSKISSSRLPVPSIQSPEIRRPKGCSISGNGLSLVSSNSTSTSSPMISDLDLFLEIVPLRMRNELFRHQEIGELIEVVMDLGRKPLARFPSGDWVISEQPVKLEDLCHAISKVGDFSDDNRSGIDSSLHRISAIRNRKMQIIGLTCRVGRAVSGSAEIIRDLVEGCSSILVIGPPGVGKTTLIREIARMLADDQKKRVVIVDTSNEIGGDGDVPHSGIGCARRMQVPNVNLQHNVMIEAVENHMPQTIIIDEIGTELEALAASTIAQRGVQLVGTAHGSTIESIIKNPSLQMLVGGIESVTLGDEEARKRKVQKTILERKGPPTFTCAVEMISRTECRVHHRLDLTVDAILAGKSPLFEIRRLEIEAENSIESSLFAQEDQVNDSELTDKVEKKDKIESEREYVKKKDKVESDGEYVNYHLQSNNENNKVKFESDEEDEDHPNSKKLGTNGSISKRKSLVYVYTYKIQDADLLQVATVMGLEEEIEVTDDIGIADAILASSAEMKQNPWIRSVAKFHQVPVFVVKSSTMAQMVKAIRMILGMDSIHSKQPLTNAFDIEIEDDAPKRRPTLEEIDALEEVRLAIEYIVIPGGEAVELLPRRSEIVTQQLKLVESYQLAAENSGTESNPRIQILPQKLQRKTSVKHSGSSSSQNSTGSNSWIDRNGGTSVARLPFLPE from the exons ATGAGTGCTTTGAATACCCACTTTATCTTGATTGATCTTCAAAGTTCATGGTACTCAACTAAGCAGATACCCAATTCCACCCTTTCTTATTTAAACCATTGTCAATTTGCTTCTTCGACGTTCACAGCGGCATTTCGCCGAACATGTCGTGGGAGCAGTAAAATCTCGTCTTCTAGGTTGCCGGTGCCGTCAATTCAGTCGCCGGAAATCAGGAGGCCAAAGGGATGTTCGATTTCCGGAAATGGGTTGTCATTGGTTTCTTCAAATTCGACTTCCACTTCGAGTCCCATGATCTCGGACTTGGACTTGTTTTTGGAGATAGTGCCATTGAGAATGAGAAATGAGCTCTTTAGACATCAGGAGATTGGGGAGTTGATTGAGGTGGTTATGGATTTGGGTAGAAAGCCCCTTGCCCGATTTCCTTCAGGTGATTGGGTCATTTCGGAGCAGCCCGTAAAGCTTGAGGATCTATGCCACGCCATTTCAAAG GTGGGGGATTTCTCAGATGACAACCGTTCTGGTATTGACAGTTCCCTCCATCGTATTAGTGCAATTAGaaaccgtaaaatgcaaatcatTGGTCTTACCTGCCGGGTAGGTCGAGCTGTATCTGGAAGCGCTGAGATCATACGTGACTTAGTTGAAGGATGTAGCTCCATATTGGTGATCGGGCCTCCAGGGGTCGGTAAAACTACTTTAATCAG AGAAATAGCCAGAATGCTGGCAGATGACCAGAAGAAAcgagttgttattgttgatacaTCTAATGAGATCGGAGGTGATGGAGATGTTCCTCATTCAGGTATTGGTTGTGCAAGAaggatgcaagtcccaaatgttAACCTGCAGCATAAT GTAATGATTGAAGCAGTTGAAAACCATATGCCCCAAACCATTATAATAGATGAAATAGGGACAGAACTTGAAGCATTGGCTGCTAGTACAATTGCTCAGAGAGGAGTACAGCTTGTTGGAACTGCCCATGGAAGTACTATTGAGAGTATAATAAAAAATCCATCCTTACAAATGCTTGTTGGTGGCATAGAG AGTGTTACTCTCGGTGATGAGGAAGCAAGGAAAAGGAAAGTACAGAAAACAATTCTGGAGAGGAAAGGTCCTCCAACTTTTACCTGTGCAGTTGAGATGATATCAAGAACTGAATGTCGTGTTCACCATAGACTAGATTTAACAGTAGATGCAATATTAGCAG GAAAATCTCCTTTGTTTGAGATACGCAGATTGGAGATTGAAGCTGAAAACTCCATCGAGTCTTCTCTGTTCGCTCAAGAGGACCAAGTTAATGACTCTGAGCTAACTGATAAAGTGGAAAAGAAAGATAAAATAGAGTC TGAAAGAGAGTAtgtaaaaaagaaagataaagTAGAGTCTGATGGGGAGTATGTAAATTATCATCTGCAATCCAATAATGAAAACAATAAGGTAAAATTTGAGTCAGATGAGGAAGATGAGGATCATCCCAATTCCAAGAAATTGGGCACCAATGGATCTATCAGCAAAAGGAAATCTCTTGTGTATGTTTATACTTATAAG ATTCAAGATGCTGATCTATTGCAAGTTGCAACCGTTATGGGGCTTGAGGAAGAAATTGAAGTAACAGATGATATTGGCATTGCGGATGCTATTCTAGCCTCTAGTGCTGAAATGAAGCAGAATCCTTGGATTCGTAGTGTTGCCAAATTTCATCAAGTTCCTGTCTTTGTTGTAAAG TCAAGTACCATGGCACAAATGGTGAAAGCTATCCGTATGATTCTTGGAATGGATTCCATTCACTCAAAACAGCCATTAACAAATGCATTCGATATTGAAATTGAAGACGATGCACCAAAAAGGAGACCAACATTGGAGGAGATAGATGCCTTAGAG GAGGTTCGCCTTGCAATTGAGTACATCGTTATACCTGGTGGTGAGGCTGTTGAACTTCTACCTAGGCGCTCTGAAATAGTTACCCAACAACTCAAGCTGGTTGAAAGTTATCAGCTGGCTGCAGAAAATTCAGGTACCGAATCAAACCCAAGGATTCAAATCCTTCCTCAGAAACTACAGAGGAAGACTTCAGTAAAGCACTCCGGGTCCAGTTCAAGTCAAAACAGCACAGGTTCAAACTCTTGGATTGATAGGAACGGAGGCACTAGTGTTGCTCGCCTGCCATTCTTGCCTGAATAA